The Pseudomonas sp. MM223 genome segment CAGTTCTTTGTTTCCCTGTATGGGCCTCTTCGCGGGCGAAGGTCTGGAGTAGACTGCACCACCACCGCATTTCATAAGGACGTTGCCATGCTGAAGATCTGGGGCCGCAAGAATTCGAGCAATGTGCGCAAGGCACTGTGGATTGCCCAGGAGCTGGGCCTTGATTTCGAATCCATCGACGCAGGTGGCGCCTTCGGCGTGGTCAACGAGCCGCATTACCGCGCCCGTAACCCCAATGGCCTGGTGCCCATGCTCGAAGACGGCGACCTGACCTTGTGGGAGTCCAACGCCATCGTCCGCTACCTGTGCGCCGAATATGGCGTCGAGCAGGGCTGGTACCTGGAAAACCCACGCCAGCGCGCCCTGGCCGACAAGTGGATGGACTGGACCACCTCGTCCTTTGCCGCACCGTTCCGCCCGCTGTTCTGGGGCCTGCTGCGCACGCCGGAAGACCAGCGCGACTGGGTGGCGATCAATGCCGCGCACAAGCAGTGCGCCCAGCTTTTGGCCATTGCCGACGAAACCCTGGCCAAACAGCCATACCTGTCCGGTGACCAGATCGGCATGGGCGACATCCCACTGGGTAGCTTCATCTATGCCTGGTTCGAAATGCCCATCGAACGCCCGGCCATGTACCATCTGGAAGCCTGGTATGAGCGCCTTAAACAACGCCCGGCCTACCAGGCCGCAGTAATGACCGCGCTCACCTGACCCTGCTTCGATAGTCATTATCAATAGATGTGACTGTACTTGTGTGGCCTGGC includes the following:
- the gstB_1 gene encoding Glutathione S-transferase GstB (*Name gstB_1); the encoded protein is MLKIWGRKNSSNVRKALWIAQELGLDFESIDAGGAFGVVNEPHYRARNPNGLVPMLEDGDLTLWESNAIVRYLCAEYGVEQGWYLENPRQRALADKWMDWTTSSFAAPFRPLFWGLLRTPEDQRDWVAINAAHKQCAQLLAIADETLAKQPYLSGDQIGMGDIPLGSFIYAWFEMPIERPAMYHLEAWYERLKQRPAYQAAVMTALT